In Candidatus Binatia bacterium, a single window of DNA contains:
- a CDS encoding tetratricopeptide repeat protein, giving the protein MRRRWSLAGVVVVLGCAVVVASAAPARANVESQALYARGLIPFNRAEWVAAYQLFNQAVEADPEDAVAIYYRGLAQARGGQAAAAIGDFERALSLDPNLPHAALDLGIAYYDTGQYAAAQPWLEKARQQPAERYTAALFQGLTLYRLGDLNNALAYLNEARGDPEVRTTASYYAGLTMLRLGNTSAARELFTEVANEQPQSEIGQAARAYLAGGTGAAPMAVKPWGVYGQVNLEYDSNVVIGPDTSNPGFVAAGLTSKGDGRAVVAVGGHYRLLETDYGALLGSYDFSQSLHFDLTQFNLTGNRLQLHAQSSPGPLTYGISAAYDIYLLDFGSFYQEGIGLPWLSYAWVPEAPTQVYFRIRGRDFLGTPYNPGRDAANYGLGLRQWLALGDPQWLLTFGYLWEFEDTISDGPAGRDFQYKSNQLDIGVTLPRLFDTTVQLAYLFRLDDYQYPNSRVAFAFARHDNASQFVIGVVYDMTANVALTLDFIGIVHNSNILDFEYPRIVVGPGVRVSF; this is encoded by the coding sequence GTGAGGCGCCGCTGGTCTCTGGCCGGGGTTGTGGTGGTGCTGGGGTGTGCGGTGGTGGTCGCCAGTGCCGCGCCGGCGCGGGCGAACGTCGAATCGCAGGCCTTGTACGCGCGTGGGCTGATACCCTTCAACCGCGCCGAGTGGGTGGCGGCTTATCAGCTGTTCAATCAGGCGGTCGAGGCGGATCCCGAGGATGCCGTGGCCATCTACTACCGCGGCCTTGCGCAGGCCCGTGGCGGCCAGGCGGCGGCGGCGATCGGCGATTTCGAGCGGGCGCTATCGCTCGATCCGAACCTGCCCCATGCGGCGCTCGATCTGGGGATTGCGTACTACGACACTGGGCAGTACGCCGCGGCGCAGCCGTGGTTGGAAAAGGCGCGGCAGCAACCAGCTGAGCGGTACACGGCGGCACTGTTCCAGGGGCTGACGCTTTACCGCCTCGGCGACCTTAACAACGCACTGGCGTACTTGAACGAGGCACGCGGCGACCCGGAGGTGCGCACGACGGCGAGCTATTATGCCGGGTTGACGATGTTGCGACTCGGCAACACGTCGGCCGCCAGGGAGCTGTTCACAGAGGTTGCCAACGAGCAACCGCAAAGCGAGATCGGGCAGGCGGCAAGAGCCTACCTGGCCGGTGGCACGGGCGCGGCACCGATGGCAGTTAAGCCCTGGGGGGTCTACGGCCAGGTCAACCTGGAGTACGATAGCAACGTGGTGATCGGGCCGGATACATCGAATCCGGGGTTTGTCGCCGCCGGGCTGACTTCAAAGGGAGACGGCCGGGCCGTGGTCGCGGTGGGGGGGCATTACCGCCTCCTCGAAACCGACTACGGGGCGTTGTTGGGCTCGTACGATTTTTCCCAGAGCCTGCACTTCGATTTGACGCAGTTCAACCTGACGGGCAACCGGCTTCAACTGCACGCACAATCGAGTCCGGGTCCGTTAACGTACGGGATATCGGCGGCCTATGACATCTATCTGTTAGACTTTGGGAGCTTCTATCAGGAGGGCATAGGTCTTCCGTGGCTGAGTTATGCGTGGGTGCCCGAGGCGCCCACGCAGGTATACTTCCGCATTCGCGGCCGTGACTTCCTGGGTACTCCCTACAACCCCGGCCGCGACGCGGCGAACTACGGCCTCGGCCTGCGCCAGTGGCTGGCACTCGGCGATCCGCAATGGTTGCTGACCTTTGGCTACCTGTGGGAGTTCGAGGATACAATTTCCGACGGGCCGGCTGGACGGGACTTCCAGTACAAGTCGAACCAACTCGACATCGGTGTCACGCTACCGCGATTGTTCGATACGACGGTCCAGCTCGCCTACCTGTTCCGACTGGACGATTACCAGTATCCGAATAGTCGAGTGGCTTTCGCTTTTGCGCGTCACGATAACGCCAGTCAATTCGTGATCGGCGTCGTTTACGATATGACGGCGAACGTGGCGTTGACGTTGGATTTTATCGGCATCGTGCACAATTCAAATATCCTGGACTTCGAGTATCCGCGCATTGTTGTCGGGCCGGGTGTGCGGGTAAGCTTCTGA
- a CDS encoding FecR domain-containing protein, which produces MRLRTVRTICAGLLLLAGMARTGLSEERAGTLAAVQGLVTVDRSTGAMAGVVGAAVDVGDRISTDATGRAKLVLEGDSVLDLAPNTDVKVDRLRSHGRRGMEAVLQLRQGAVRVWVGSAYGGDGRYEVETPTAIVAARGTEFVVRYYIDAEVTEVLSVSGEVSVVGRLAVLGGAVEVSAAQYTQVRRGGVPTTPELLSDARLRQYVEGLEIFGTGRRDGLNVEHGLVVGRLGSPDDVPARIAGSASAGIGTSAPEEFLANRLSQDVRTNTQPLLDFERTPPGQVPPGSAIVDY; this is translated from the coding sequence ATGCGACTACGGACGGTAAGGACAATCTGTGCCGGCCTGCTGTTGCTTGCCGGCATGGCGCGGACGGGGCTATCCGAGGAGCGGGCAGGCACCCTTGCGGCGGTTCAGGGACTCGTTACCGTCGACCGGTCGACGGGGGCAATGGCGGGAGTCGTCGGGGCCGCAGTCGATGTGGGCGACCGTATCTCCACGGATGCAACCGGGCGAGCCAAGCTGGTTCTGGAGGGGGACAGTGTTCTCGACCTGGCGCCGAACACCGACGTCAAGGTGGACCGGCTTCGCAGTCATGGGCGGCGCGGGATGGAGGCGGTACTGCAGTTGCGGCAGGGTGCTGTCCGGGTCTGGGTCGGGTCTGCTTATGGCGGCGATGGTCGCTACGAGGTGGAGACGCCAACGGCGATCGTAGCGGCGCGCGGTACCGAGTTCGTGGTGCGGTACTACATTGATGCCGAAGTTACCGAAGTGCTCTCGGTCAGTGGCGAGGTGAGTGTGGTGGGACGTTTGGCGGTGCTTGGCGGAGCGGTGGAGGTGTCGGCCGCGCAGTACACGCAGGTGCGCCGCGGGGGCGTCCCGACCACGCCGGAGCTTCTGAGCGACGCCCGACTGCGTCAGTACGTCGAGGGTTTGGAAATATTTGGCACCGGGCGCCGCGACGGCCTTAACGTCGAGCACGGCCTGGTCGTTGGACGACTCGGGAGTCCGGACGACGTGCCGGCGCGCATTGCGGGTAGTGCCTCTGCCGGGATAGGAACAAGCGCTCCGGAGGAGTTCCTTGCGAATCGGTTGTCGCAGGACGTGCGTACGAATACGCAGCCACTGCTCGATTTTGAGCGGACGCCGCCGGGGCAGGTCCCGCCGGGGAGTGCAATCGTCGATTACTGA
- a CDS encoding alcohol dehydrogenase catalytic domain-containing protein, with translation MKVARLYDYLDVRIEEAPVPRPGPREALVRTRACGICSGDVVPWYIRKKAPLVFGHEPTGEIVEVGTEVNHLRPGDRVFVHHHAPCFACRACRRGEYVQCPTWRTSYIVPGGMAEFFLVPEANLFGDTLSLPASVSDEDGVLIEPTACVVKSLGRAGQVAGASVLVIGLGVMGQLHVILARHLGARQIIGADLVPERCAHARNLGADVVLDASADDLSIQVAAVTGGEGCEIVVAGPPTVEAIETALACAARGGTVVQFMGTPAETRLSLSTFDVYFREIRLIPSYSCGPAETRTALDYIVRGVVAVEQVVTHRFPLDEAAEAYRTAAQDRASIKTLVLFPLR, from the coding sequence ATGAAAGTAGCCCGCCTGTACGATTACCTCGACGTGCGCATCGAGGAGGCCCCCGTGCCGCGTCCCGGCCCGCGCGAGGCACTCGTGCGCACCCGCGCGTGCGGCATCTGCTCAGGTGACGTCGTTCCCTGGTACATCCGCAAGAAAGCCCCGCTGGTATTCGGGCACGAGCCCACCGGGGAAATCGTCGAAGTCGGGACCGAGGTGAACCACCTCCGTCCGGGCGACCGGGTCTTTGTGCACCATCACGCACCCTGCTTCGCCTGTCGGGCCTGCCGGCGCGGCGAGTACGTCCAGTGCCCGACCTGGCGCACCTCATACATAGTTCCCGGCGGTATGGCAGAGTTCTTCCTTGTACCGGAGGCGAACCTTTTCGGAGACACCCTCTCACTGCCGGCCTCGGTCAGCGATGAGGACGGCGTATTGATCGAGCCCACGGCTTGCGTCGTCAAGTCCCTCGGCCGCGCCGGTCAGGTTGCCGGCGCCTCGGTCCTGGTCATCGGACTCGGCGTTATGGGTCAGCTGCACGTGATCCTCGCGCGCCATCTCGGCGCCCGCCAGATCATTGGCGCCGACCTCGTTCCCGAGCGCTGCGCCCACGCCCGCAATCTCGGGGCCGACGTGGTTCTCGATGCCTCCGCCGATGACCTATCTATTCAGGTGGCCGCCGTAACCGGCGGGGAGGGCTGCGAGATCGTCGTCGCCGGCCCCCCCACCGTCGAGGCGATCGAGACTGCCCTCGCGTGCGCAGCCAGAGGCGGCACGGTCGTGCAATTCATGGGCACCCCGGCCGAGACGCGACTGAGCCTATCGACTTTCGACGTCTATTTCCGCGAGATCAGGTTGATCCCCAGTTATTCGTGCGGCCCGGCCGAAACCAGAACGGCTCTCGACTACATCGTGCGCGGTGTAGTAGCCGTCGAACAGGTAGTCACGCATCGGTTCCCGCTCGATGAAGCAGCGGAGGCTTACCGCACCGCCGCGCAGGACCGAGCGTCGATCAAGACGCTGGTCCTCTTCCCCCTTCGCTGA
- a CDS encoding alcohol dehydrogenase catalytic domain-containing protein — protein MPRPVPGPGEIVLRVRAALTCGTDVKSLLRGHPKFPMPTMFGHEFAGEIAAVGEGLRGFREGDAVMAVPTAPCGSCYFCTRCQENLCATLMATYVVGAFAEYVKLPARVVATNVYPKPAGVSYPVAALLEPLSCVIHGLETVPLRTDDTVVLLGAGAISLLHLLLLRTHGVEDIVVIGRRPSRAEYARQLGATEVLVGDLELARERVRARSGGRGADVVIECTGQIEVWEAAPGFARRGGTVVLFGGCPPGSHVSVDTQRLHYDQLRVVSPFHFTPRSVRRAYDLLTTDAFAGHALISGVYPLPQLPQALDAHQRGDGIKFAVLP, from the coding sequence ATGCCGCGGCCGGTCCCGGGGCCGGGTGAGATCGTTCTGCGCGTCCGCGCGGCGCTAACCTGTGGCACCGACGTCAAGTCGTTGCTCCGCGGCCATCCCAAGTTCCCCATGCCGACCATGTTCGGTCACGAGTTTGCCGGCGAAATTGCCGCGGTCGGCGAGGGACTGCGCGGTTTTCGCGAGGGCGACGCCGTAATGGCGGTGCCAACCGCCCCTTGCGGATCGTGCTACTTCTGCACCCGTTGCCAGGAGAACCTGTGCGCTACGCTGATGGCCACCTATGTCGTTGGTGCCTTTGCCGAGTACGTCAAGCTGCCTGCAAGAGTGGTGGCAACCAACGTGTATCCCAAGCCCGCCGGCGTTTCGTACCCGGTGGCGGCGCTACTCGAACCGCTTTCCTGCGTCATCCACGGCCTGGAGACAGTGCCGCTGCGCACCGACGATACGGTCGTGCTGCTCGGTGCTGGCGCGATCAGCCTGCTACACCTGCTACTGCTACGGACTCACGGCGTCGAGGACATCGTCGTCATCGGGCGGCGCCCGTCACGGGCTGAGTACGCGCGCCAGCTTGGGGCCACCGAGGTACTGGTGGGGGACCTCGAACTCGCCCGCGAGCGGGTTCGCGCTCGCAGCGGCGGGCGTGGCGCCGACGTGGTCATCGAGTGCACCGGCCAGATCGAAGTCTGGGAAGCGGCACCGGGGTTTGCGCGGCGGGGCGGCACCGTGGTGCTGTTTGGCGGCTGTCCGCCCGGTTCGCACGTCTCTGTGGACACCCAGCGTCTGCACTACGACCAGCTGCGGGTCGTCAGCCCGTTCCACTTCACGCCGCGATCGGTACGCCGAGCTTACGATTTGCTCACGACCGATGCGTTCGCCGGTCATGCGCTAATCAGCGGCGTGTATCCGCTCCCCCAGTTGCCCCAGGCGCTGGACGCCCACCAACGCGGCGACGGCATCAAGTTCGCCGTCCTGCCTTGA